The genomic window TGCGTCGACTTACGAATGCTGTGCAGCAATTTTTACAAAAACAAGTCATTCAATTTGGGTTGTTACCAGAAGATCGGGCTGTCTCAAGAGCGGTAAGCTCCCAAACCCCGTTTATTATACATGACCCTAAATCAAATGCAAGTAAAGCGCTTGAACAAATGACTGAACGTTATTTAAGTAAGTCTTTTGAATCTACGATTCCCTCGCGCTCTTTTAGCTTCGTAGCAAAACTGCGCCAATACTTCTTTGAAAGGTAGTGAGGCAATGGCTGATAAGAAAGTAAAGGTTTTAGTTGTTGATGACTCTGCTTTTATGCGCAAAATGATTACTGATTTTCTATCAAATGATTATCGTATAGAGGCAATAGGGACAGCTAGAAATGGTAACGATGCAATAGACAAAATCAAGCAACTGCAACCTGATGTCGTTACTTTAGACGTGGAAATGCCTATTATGAATGGGTTGGATGCTTTAAAAATTATTATGAAGGAAACCCCGTTACCTGTTGTTATGTTATCGAGTACAACAAAAGAGGGCGCAGAAAATGCATTACTAGCTATGCAGCTTGGTGCAATCGATTTTATCGCCAAGCCTTCTGGCCCGATAAGTTTGGATTTACATAAAGTTAAAGAAGATATTATAGCGAAAGTTATATTAGCGAGTACTGTTAATTTAAAAAATGTAACACCACAAAAAATGGAAGAAAAAACCGCTCAAACTCTTCCGTCACTGACATCACCTATGAAACGAATACGGTCAAGACAGGGTACATCACAAAGTAAAAAACTTATAGTAATCGGTACCTCAACAGGAGGGCCAAGAGCACTTCAACAAGTATTAACAAAAATTCCTGCAAATATTGATGCACCAATATTAATTGTACAACATATGCCACCAGGATTTACTAAGTCACTAGCAACTCGATTAGATTCCTTGAGTAACATTACAATAAAAGAAGCTGAGAATGGTGAGATCTTACAAAAAGGTACTGCTTATATTGCACCAGGTGGATTTCACTTGAAGGTGAAACGAGTAGGCTCTTCTTTAGCTGTCTTGACGGACCAATCTGACATACGCAATGGTCATCGACCAAGTGTTGATGTTATGTTTGAATCTGTGAGCGATTTAAATGATTATGAAAAAATAGCAGTAATAATGACGGGGATGGGGGCAGATGGCTCTGAGGGCCTCGTGAAAATGAAGCAGGGTGGCAAAGTAAAAGCTATTGCTGAAGCTGCTGAAACTTGTGTTGTATTCGGTATGCCGAAATCAGCAATTGCTACACAATTAGTTGATGACGTAGTGCCATTGGATAATATCTCTCTAGCGATTTTAAAATATGTTGAAGCCTAAAGGGGGCCAAGCTAATGGATATGAATCAGTATCTAGATGTTTTTATAGATGAAAGTAAGGAGCATTTAGAAATATGTAACTCTCAATTATTAGAACTTGAGAAAAACCCTAAGAACTTAGCGATTGTTAATGAAATCTTTCGTGCAGCACATACATTAAAAGGTATGTCAGCAACAATGGGGTTCGAGGACTTAGCAAATTTAACACATAAGATGGAAAATGTGTTAGATGGTATTCGTAATCAAAAAGTTGTTGTTACAACAGAAATTATGGATGTAGTATTCAAAGCTGTAGAGCATCTTGAACAAATGGTGTTTTCAATTGCTGATGGTGGAGATGGCAAGTGTGATGTTACGCAAGTAGTGGACGCTCTTCAGCGAATAGAAAAAGGCGAAACTATAGCAAAAACTGAGCCGAAAAGTAAAGAGGTTTCAGAAAGCGTAACTGTCAACTCATCTAATTTTGATGAATTTGAGCTAACAGTTATTGAACAATCTGAAGAGCAAGGTTTTGTAACGCTGCAGATTGACGTACAATTACGTGCAGATTGCTTAATGAAAGCTGCACGTGCCTATATGGTCTTTGAGGTACTTGAGCAAGTAGGAGAAGTTATTAAGTCGAATCCTCGAGTGGAAGATATTGAAGATGAGCAATTCGACCAAAATTTTACAATTACATTTATAACAAAGGAGCCTGTCGAAGACATTAAAAAACGGGTTCAAAAAGTTTCAGAAGTCGAGAGTGTTATAACAAATAAAGTTTCCATTGACAAGAGCACATCTACTTTAATAGAAAAAGTTGAACCGGTATTAGAGGCAAAAGCAGAGGTCGCTGCAACTGCAGCTCTTGAAATAACAGAAAAAAATGATAGCCAACCAGAAGTTGCTAGAAGTCAAGCGGTTTCTAATAAAACTATTCGTGTTAATATTGAGCGACTTGATATTTTAATGAATTTATTTGAAGAGCTTGTTATCGATCGTGGGCGACTAGAACAGATTTCTAAAGAATTAAATAATTCCGAGCTTCACGAAACAGTTGAAAGAATGTCGAGGATTTCTGGAGACTTACAAAATATT from Bacillus sp. HMF5848 includes these protein-coding regions:
- a CDS encoding chemotaxis protein CheA; this encodes MDMNQYLDVFIDESKEHLEICNSQLLELEKNPKNLAIVNEIFRAAHTLKGMSATMGFEDLANLTHKMENVLDGIRNQKVVVTTEIMDVVFKAVEHLEQMVFSIADGGDGKCDVTQVVDALQRIEKGETIAKTEPKSKEVSESVTVNSSNFDEFELTVIEQSEEQGFVTLQIDVQLRADCLMKAARAYMVFEVLEQVGEVIKSNPRVEDIEDEQFDQNFTITFITKEPVEDIKKRVQKVSEVESVITNKVSIDKSTSTLIEKVEPVLEAKAEVAATAALEITEKNDSQPEVARSQAVSNKTIRVNIERLDILMNLFEELVIDRGRLEQISKELNNSELHETVERMSRISGDLQNIILNMRMVPVETVFNRFPRMVRQLSRELGKIINLEIIGAETELDRTVIDEIGDPLVHLIRNALDHGIESPAERKQKGKPEEGTVKLKAYHSGNHVFIEIEDDGAGISRNRVLKKAIASGIVTEQIATTLTDKQVYELILASGFSTAEKVSDISGRGVGLDVVKSTIESLGGSISIDSTEGHGSVFSIQLPLTLSIISVMLVEVQKEKFAVPLSSIIETAIIKQSDILHAHNQKVIDFRGKVVPLLFIKDIFDVPVYEEDDEFYSVVIVRKGDKMAGLVVDSFIGQQEVVLKSLGNYMTNVFAISGATILGDGQVALIIDCNALIK
- a CDS encoding chemotaxis response regulator protein-glutamate methylesterase → MADKKVKVLVVDDSAFMRKMITDFLSNDYRIEAIGTARNGNDAIDKIKQLQPDVVTLDVEMPIMNGLDALKIIMKETPLPVVMLSSTTKEGAENALLAMQLGAIDFIAKPSGPISLDLHKVKEDIIAKVILASTVNLKNVTPQKMEEKTAQTLPSLTSPMKRIRSRQGTSQSKKLIVIGTSTGGPRALQQVLTKIPANIDAPILIVQHMPPGFTKSLATRLDSLSNITIKEAENGEILQKGTAYIAPGGFHLKVKRVGSSLAVLTDQSDIRNGHRPSVDVMFESVSDLNDYEKIAVIMTGMGADGSEGLVKMKQGGKVKAIAEAAETCVVFGMPKSAIATQLVDDVVPLDNISLAILKYVEA